The following are encoded together in the Leuconostoc mesenteroides subsp. mesenteroides ATCC 8293 genome:
- the asp2 gene encoding accessory Sec system protein Asp2, whose amino-acid sequence MTISILQIGAENWAPYITDKLDWHHTSVLDLPTFLAMQRDPYVLEQTYVLLTDDHLESTLLSSQINEWPALRVIYFAHEVASDFQKILDERRAFRIEENTPENVEKRIVTDMDTSQYGFSTRFSAEQFIPYVPEGIHLQRQGDFSTQFEGEFGEDWQQLGTLKAGTSDFQSGRANEVWLEYNHTEKAEPALLFVFYKNGEVLTQQLIAGQSLRQLTTVAPPEDYENYEILVLGKGQGTIDFYVIHQRASRHGLGHLLPGGTWQLTKENEEVLSYFNPGDRQKPLIVSFADTRLHVDGFEMQEALNRLGTPYLLFTDARVQGGAFDIGTAEYEATIIRIIKQKMKTLGLRAEDLILMGASMGSYPALYYAADLNPAAVVIAKPIVNLGTFTAGSTISRGFDYGWRLDVRRYLSGYVRPDDNVAMNEKLWEHIENTNWTNIKVALFSMSQDEYDGQSLGQLLDFFAKHNVPVKHESEEGQHTEKLDEMVDFMMTNLNVLQNTMRAEGE is encoded by the coding sequence ATGACAATATCAATTTTACAAATTGGCGCAGAAAACTGGGCACCATATATTACTGATAAGCTCGATTGGCACCATACATCAGTACTGGACCTACCTACTTTTTTAGCCATGCAAAGGGATCCGTACGTATTAGAACAAACCTATGTGTTGCTCACAGATGATCATCTTGAAAGCACGCTGCTATCCAGTCAAATTAATGAATGGCCTGCATTACGAGTGATTTATTTTGCTCATGAAGTAGCGTCTGATTTTCAAAAAATTCTTGATGAGCGACGCGCTTTTCGTATTGAAGAAAATACACCAGAAAATGTTGAAAAAAGAATAGTTACTGATATGGATACCAGCCAATATGGTTTTTCGACACGCTTTAGCGCCGAACAATTTATTCCTTATGTGCCTGAAGGAATTCATTTGCAACGACAAGGAGATTTTTCAACACAATTTGAAGGTGAATTTGGAGAAGATTGGCAACAATTAGGAACACTAAAGGCTGGTACAAGTGATTTTCAAAGTGGTCGGGCAAACGAGGTATGGTTGGAATACAATCATACAGAGAAAGCTGAACCGGCCTTGCTATTTGTGTTTTATAAAAATGGTGAAGTATTGACTCAACAGTTGATAGCTGGTCAATCATTGCGCCAATTGACAACTGTAGCGCCCCCTGAAGATTACGAAAATTATGAAATCTTGGTTTTGGGTAAAGGTCAGGGAACCATTGATTTTTACGTCATTCACCAAAGAGCCTCTCGACATGGGTTGGGACATTTGCTACCAGGTGGAACGTGGCAGCTTACCAAAGAAAATGAAGAAGTGTTAAGTTACTTTAATCCCGGAGATCGTCAAAAACCACTGATTGTCAGTTTTGCGGATACGAGGCTTCATGTTGATGGGTTTGAAATGCAAGAAGCGTTAAATCGTCTAGGAACACCATATTTATTGTTTACAGATGCGCGTGTACAGGGTGGCGCATTTGATATTGGAACAGCAGAATATGAAGCGACCATCATTAGAATAATTAAGCAAAAAATGAAAACATTAGGACTACGTGCCGAAGATCTTATTTTGATGGGTGCTTCTATGGGTAGTTACCCTGCTTTGTACTACGCTGCTGATCTTAACCCCGCTGCTGTTGTCATTGCAAAACCAATTGTTAATTTGGGCACATTCACTGCTGGATCAACTATTTCACGTGGCTTTGATTATGGTTGGCGTTTAGATGTACGACGTTATTTGAGTGGCTATGTTAGGCCTGATGATAACGTAGCCATGAATGAAAAGTTATGGGAACACATTGAGAATACGAACTGGACAAATATCAAAGTGGCTTTATTTTCGATGTCTCAAGATGAATATGATGGTCAGAGCTTAGGTCAATTATTAGATTTCTTTGCCAAGCATAATGTCCCAGTAAAGCATGAAAGTGAAGAAGGGCAACATACGGAGAAACTTGATGAAATGGTTGACTTCATGATGACTAATTTAAATGTATTACAAAACACTATGCGAGCGGAGGGTGAATAA
- the menB gene encoding 1,4-dihydroxy-2-naphthoyl-CoA synthase, protein MTTWSAIKKYDEILFEKNSDGKNPGKIAKITMNDVATHNAFTPGMVSEMIDAFTIARDNAQIGVIILTGAGDKAFSSGGNQKVRGNGGYVGSDGIPRLNVLDLQRLMRIIPKPIIAMVKGWSVGGGNVLQLVADLTIAADNAKFGQTGPMVGSFDAGYGSGYLARVIGHKRAKEVWFLNHFYTAEEAYQMNWINKVVPINGVEDATIEWADELLTKSPTALRFIKAAMNADTDGLAGLQQFAGDATMLYYTSDEAKEGRDSFKEKRDPDFDQFPKFP, encoded by the coding sequence ATGACAACTTGGAGCGCTATTAAGAAGTACGACGAGATTCTTTTTGAAAAAAATAGTGATGGCAAAAATCCTGGAAAAATTGCTAAAATTACGATGAACGACGTCGCAACACACAATGCTTTTACACCGGGGATGGTATCTGAAATGATAGATGCTTTTACAATTGCACGAGATAACGCTCAAATTGGTGTGATTATTTTAACTGGTGCTGGAGATAAAGCTTTCTCCTCAGGTGGGAACCAAAAAGTACGTGGTAATGGTGGGTATGTTGGTTCTGATGGCATTCCTCGTTTAAATGTTTTGGACTTGCAACGACTAATGCGTATTATTCCTAAGCCGATTATTGCTATGGTCAAGGGTTGGTCTGTCGGCGGTGGAAACGTATTGCAATTGGTTGCTGATCTGACTATTGCTGCTGACAATGCTAAATTTGGTCAAACAGGACCAATGGTAGGCTCGTTCGATGCTGGATATGGTTCAGGCTATTTAGCTCGAGTAATAGGGCATAAGCGTGCCAAGGAGGTATGGTTCTTGAATCATTTCTATACCGCTGAGGAAGCCTATCAAATGAATTGGATTAATAAAGTGGTGCCAATAAATGGAGTAGAAGACGCCACAATTGAATGGGCTGATGAACTATTAACTAAGTCGCCAACTGCTCTCCGCTTCATTAAAGCGGCGATGAATGCCGATACAGATGGACTTGCAGGCTTACAGCAATTTGCTGGGGATGCCACTATGCTGTACTATACATCAGACGAGGCTAAAGAAGGTCGTGATTCATTCAAAGAAAAGCGCGATCCTGATTTTGATCAATTCCCAAAGTTCCCATAA
- a CDS encoding carbon-nitrogen family hydrolase, whose protein sequence is MTLKIAIAQIDIALGKPAINEQTVIEYAQKAAAVEADILVYPEMWNTGYDLLNLETVSDPQGQRSVNLLRDLAKKYHLNIVGGSVATAQAENKFYNTMFVFNDKGEQVSEYNKLHLFGLMNEEKFMSAGNKTNLFNLADVPSAGAICYDIRFPEWLRTMMSQGPQEILYIVAEWPIQRIKQWQLLLQARAIENQTFVVAANRVGRDNDNTFGGRSLIIDPLGNIVQQASDDKVELLVAEININDEKAIRGEIPVFSDRRPELYR, encoded by the coding sequence ATGACCTTAAAAATTGCGATTGCACAAATTGATATAGCACTGGGGAAACCAGCCATTAATGAGCAAACAGTAATCGAGTATGCTCAGAAAGCTGCAGCAGTCGAGGCTGATATTTTAGTTTATCCTGAAATGTGGAATACGGGGTATGATCTCCTTAATTTGGAGACCGTATCTGATCCTCAAGGACAAAGAAGCGTTAATTTGTTGCGTGATCTCGCTAAAAAATATCATCTCAACATTGTTGGTGGTTCTGTGGCAACAGCCCAAGCAGAGAACAAATTTTACAACACGATGTTTGTTTTCAATGACAAAGGCGAACAAGTTAGTGAATACAATAAGTTACATTTATTTGGACTAATGAATGAAGAGAAATTCATGTCAGCGGGCAATAAAACAAATCTTTTTAATTTGGCGGATGTACCATCTGCCGGTGCCATTTGCTATGATATTCGCTTTCCAGAGTGGTTACGTACTATGATGAGTCAAGGGCCACAAGAAATTTTGTATATCGTTGCCGAATGGCCAATTCAACGAATAAAACAATGGCAACTTTTGCTGCAAGCACGAGCTATTGAAAATCAAACATTTGTGGTCGCTGCGAATCGTGTAGGTCGAGATAACGACAATACATTTGGTGGTCGTTCATTAATTATTGACCCACTAGGAAATATTGTCCAACAAGCAAGCGATGACAAAGTGGAATTATTAGTAGCAGAAATTAATATTAATGATGAAAAAGCTATTCGAGGAGAAATCCCAGTGTTTAGCGATCGTCGTCCAGA
- the asp3 gene encoding accessory Sec system protein Asp3, producing MQYQIYWTPNTELLGLQGATVDFRSLNEVYYENYFLPSGEVVARWHSTYNRMSGQPVVKADLPQLSHGETYVIERHIDASDRMFAYLVVTFFDQQYQPIATFSENTERLLINTPDEYAFYVIDLVSAGSGHFTFHNFDIRIKRAGILREDDQEIAPQLYNYLHQPEKVTSKVLRVIFSEPEEAVTDYVTKKIKTTQQAVLFVASGTLKAGYYRQLELISGIKTARKQAKAHSLEFVGYGPISSYAALYYQQQIKKSVAIISEDILLSPGKSEWTIERSVDGVSYLTSSIMPNTQLDLIISHPKYERLETLTYETPTPEEYEQQLLYEAAHPKPGAFSKLFGQKNK from the coding sequence ATGCAATATCAAATTTATTGGACACCCAATACTGAACTGCTGGGACTTCAAGGGGCAACAGTTGACTTCAGGTCGTTGAATGAAGTGTATTATGAAAATTATTTTTTACCAAGTGGAGAGGTTGTTGCGAGATGGCATTCTACATACAACAGAATGAGTGGTCAACCGGTGGTGAAGGCAGACTTGCCCCAGCTGTCACACGGTGAGACATATGTGATAGAGCGTCATATTGATGCCAGTGACCGGATGTTTGCCTATTTGGTGGTGACTTTTTTTGATCAGCAATACCAGCCAATTGCTACTTTCAGTGAAAATACTGAAAGACTGTTGATCAATACACCAGATGAATATGCTTTCTATGTTATTGATTTAGTTTCTGCAGGAAGCGGACATTTTACATTTCATAATTTCGATATTCGCATAAAAAGGGCTGGTATTTTGCGAGAAGACGACCAAGAAATAGCGCCACAATTATATAATTATTTGCACCAGCCAGAGAAAGTGACGAGTAAAGTATTACGGGTTATTTTTTCAGAGCCAGAAGAAGCGGTAACTGACTATGTCACGAAAAAAATAAAAACAACGCAACAAGCCGTATTATTTGTTGCAAGTGGCACACTAAAAGCAGGTTATTATCGTCAGTTAGAACTAATATCAGGCATTAAAACTGCACGAAAACAGGCTAAGGCGCACAGTCTTGAGTTTGTTGGTTATGGACCAATATCTAGTTACGCTGCCCTCTATTATCAGCAACAAATTAAAAAGAGTGTGGCCATAATTAGCGAAGATATTTTATTGTCCCCTGGAAAGTCAGAATGGACAATTGAACGTAGCGTTGATGGCGTCAGCTATCTTACTAGTTCGATAATGCCCAACACTCAACTTGATCTAATCATTTCACATCCAAAATATGAGCGATTAGAAACACTGACATATGAGACGCCAACGCCTGAAGAATATGAGCAGCAATTGTTGTATGAGGCAGCACATCCAAAACCTGGCGCATTCTCTAAGCTTTTTGGTCAAAAAAACAAATGA
- a CDS encoding PaaI family thioesterase, whose amino-acid sequence MNIIELLELKTTILSADKTVVELAVTDKIMQPYGIVHGGINALLAETAASLGAKEALSDNQFPVGVDIQTHHLKPVSKGILIATATPVNIGHSLQVWHVKITENITNQLTSIATVTLKNQQKKS is encoded by the coding sequence ATGAATATTATAGAACTTTTAGAATTAAAAACCACCATATTGTCTGCTGATAAAACAGTTGTTGAGTTAGCTGTCACTGATAAAATTATGCAACCTTATGGCATTGTTCATGGTGGTATTAACGCCTTATTAGCTGAAACAGCAGCCTCATTAGGTGCAAAAGAAGCTTTATCTGATAATCAATTTCCTGTTGGTGTCGATATCCAAACACACCATTTAAAACCAGTAAGCAAAGGAATTTTGATTGCCACTGCAACCCCAGTTAATATTGGTCATTCACTTCAAGTATGGCATGTTAAAATTACAGAAAATATTACTAACCAATTAACGAGTATAGCTACTGTTACCTTAAAAAACCAACAGAAAAAGAGCTAA
- a CDS encoding glycosyltransferase, whose product MNYFISENAFEFNSGTEFSQAARTSMYNSFGNLTLFVTRNYTPVFHRTIKTLGLNDHQVLNMYDFFQEATRVSRAKQNLRESVTIPKKRYVIESPNPDQSLILNEGRTVAKVNVMPATVALMGNVEYFDRFDHIVARDEWDYRGFKSSTAYFHPNGEVSLQKFYTPVGKVVLEITHMNVQGHLMPTMYKLINYCGANYRFNTENELFTFFMNEQLKQNPGTIILERASMLNTIPGIKSTKGKYFYLHSSHTNLKGQLLTTLVELMRGALDFTGIIVATKQQQQDMQPLTTLPVLAAPDTIVKENKTNLLANCKSHKILVLGRIAKEKQPQDALYILKSVQASVADATLEFRGYSTDRQLLNELDLLIEQLGLKNTVTFGNYVVGKMLDDVIEGAQVLLSTVPTEGNGMQNIEAMSHGLPVIAYNVNYGPNTYMSNEQLVPIGNYDQAANRIVSLFQDDKQWQEASILASQQAQLFTKDSVYKQWQDLNLQ is encoded by the coding sequence ATGAATTATTTCATTTCGGAGAATGCATTTGAATTTAACTCCGGTACTGAATTTTCTCAGGCTGCTCGCACATCGATGTATAATTCATTTGGCAATTTAACGTTATTTGTTACACGGAATTATACACCAGTATTCCATCGGACAATTAAAACCCTTGGGTTAAATGACCATCAAGTTTTGAATATGTATGATTTTTTCCAAGAGGCGACGCGGGTTAGCCGAGCCAAACAAAATTTACGCGAATCTGTCACAATTCCTAAAAAAAGATACGTCATTGAAAGTCCTAATCCCGACCAATCATTGATCCTAAATGAGGGACGCACTGTTGCTAAGGTAAATGTCATGCCGGCGACAGTTGCGCTAATGGGTAATGTTGAATACTTTGATCGCTTTGATCATATTGTTGCACGTGACGAATGGGACTATCGTGGTTTTAAGTCGTCAACCGCTTATTTTCATCCAAATGGTGAAGTTAGTCTGCAAAAATTCTATACTCCTGTTGGGAAAGTTGTTTTAGAGATCACACATATGAATGTCCAAGGGCATTTGATGCCAACGATGTATAAGTTGATTAATTATTGTGGTGCAAATTACCGGTTTAATACAGAAAATGAATTATTTACCTTTTTTATGAACGAGCAACTGAAACAAAATCCTGGGACTATAATTTTAGAAAGAGCTAGTATGTTGAATACCATACCGGGAATAAAAAGTACAAAAGGAAAATATTTTTATTTGCATAGTTCACATACAAATTTGAAGGGACAATTGTTGACAACATTAGTTGAATTGATGCGCGGGGCACTAGATTTTACCGGTATTATTGTGGCCACGAAACAACAACAGCAAGATATGCAGCCATTAACAACACTACCCGTGTTGGCTGCACCAGATACGATTGTCAAAGAAAATAAAACAAATTTATTGGCCAATTGTAAATCACATAAAATTTTAGTATTGGGCCGAATTGCCAAAGAAAAACAACCACAAGATGCGCTGTATATCCTAAAAAGCGTGCAAGCTAGTGTAGCAGATGCGACGCTAGAATTTCGGGGTTACAGTACTGATCGGCAGCTATTAAATGAGTTAGATTTATTAATTGAACAACTAGGGTTAAAAAATACTGTTACATTTGGTAACTATGTTGTTGGTAAAATGTTGGATGATGTAATAGAAGGAGCGCAAGTATTGCTATCAACCGTACCAACTGAAGGGAACGGTATGCAAAATATTGAAGCGATGTCGCATGGACTTCCTGTAATCGCGTATAATGTTAATTATGGACCAAATACATACATGTCAAATGAACAACTTGTACCAATTGGTAATTATGATCAGGCTGCAAACAGAATAGTTTCGCTATTTCAAGATGATAAGCAATGGCAAGAGGCTAGCATATTAGCGTCCCAACAAGCACAATTATTTACCAAAGATAGTGTTTATAAGCAGTGGCAAGATTTGAACTTGCAATGA
- the asp1 gene encoding accessory Sec system protein Asp1 translates to MPNWSELGVEIPQFNDSIHQAQLFLEQGQEVAFILCDYLPKLRGILSNKNIDKATVWSAFDVLQHIDLSAPRPVALNDFTWPDYAEFMTLTDRILVNVSGQHYATIWSDQLSFDHIDLFADDMMTQQLIIDDRGFVSKVIVFDEGNQVRTDYLTPSGDIALQEDELTGLVTTQQLWTEQTQFSNMTVLIHELVSYYLNKIPDDENIIISPSVTTGEILEDIAIKQPIIVSVQNNFVEVGKELGKISDFIVTDNERHQQQVIAFDGETKEVAIVPPYATDMVENEHLQSPLVSLFISAHNLSVAQQTIVIAALINIINEYDTTTVVFETSDKTSAMQKQIHEASLKAKNEHGLVDQDSQMAFKSRFHFLETQNEEQLVRYMKHTQILIDLDNEPNQFLQTVAINFSIPQINSAETVYLEPDKNGKVLADFAELDKAISFFLDNKKHFEIAQEVSADIQAEYTSEMLWIKWQQVFNKIKSKMNN, encoded by the coding sequence ATGCCAAACTGGAGCGAACTTGGCGTAGAGATACCACAATTTAATGACAGCATCCATCAAGCACAATTATTTTTAGAACAAGGACAAGAAGTTGCCTTCATCTTGTGTGATTATCTACCCAAATTGCGTGGTATATTGTCAAACAAAAATATTGATAAAGCTACCGTTTGGTCAGCGTTTGATGTATTACAACATATTGACTTGTCAGCGCCACGACCTGTGGCATTAAATGACTTTACTTGGCCGGATTATGCAGAGTTTATGACGTTGACCGATCGAATTCTAGTCAACGTTTCTGGCCAGCACTACGCGACAATTTGGAGTGATCAATTATCATTTGACCATATTGACTTGTTTGCTGACGATATGATGACGCAACAATTAATCATTGATGATCGAGGATTTGTATCAAAAGTTATCGTATTTGATGAGGGTAATCAAGTTCGAACAGACTACTTGACCCCTAGTGGTGATATTGCGTTGCAAGAGGATGAACTGACTGGTCTTGTAACAACGCAACAGTTGTGGACAGAGCAGACACAATTTTCTAATATGACGGTATTGATTCATGAACTCGTAAGTTATTACTTGAATAAAATACCCGATGATGAAAATATAATTATTTCTCCAAGCGTAACTACTGGTGAAATACTTGAGGATATTGCTATCAAACAACCAATAATTGTCAGCGTACAAAATAATTTTGTTGAAGTAGGCAAGGAATTGGGAAAAATTAGCGATTTTATTGTTACGGACAATGAGCGACATCAACAACAAGTAATAGCATTTGATGGTGAAACAAAGGAAGTTGCTATCGTTCCACCATACGCAACAGATATGGTGGAAAACGAACATCTCCAGAGTCCACTGGTAAGTCTATTTATTTCAGCACATAATTTATCTGTTGCACAACAAACGATAGTTATTGCTGCATTAATTAATATTATTAATGAATATGACACGACGACAGTTGTATTTGAAACTTCTGATAAAACTTCAGCAATGCAAAAACAAATTCATGAAGCAAGTTTAAAAGCTAAAAATGAGCATGGCTTGGTAGATCAGGACAGTCAAATGGCCTTTAAATCACGTTTTCATTTCTTGGAGACTCAAAATGAAGAACAACTTGTGCGTTATATGAAACACACACAAATCCTAATTGATTTGGATAATGAACCAAATCAATTCTTACAAACCGTGGCAATTAATTTTTCTATACCACAAATTAACAGCGCGGAAACAGTCTACCTTGAGCCTGATAAAAATGGTAAAGTATTGGCAGACTTTGCAGAGTTAGACAAAGCAATAAGTTTCTTTTTGGATAATAAAAAGCATTTTGAAATAGCACAAGAAGTATCCGCAGACATACAAGCGGAATATACTAGTGAAATGCTATGGATTAAATGGCAGCAAGTATTCAACAAAATCAAAAGTAAGATGAATAACTAA